The Agrococcus sp. SGAir0287 DNA window GCCGCAGGACTTCAGCCAGGCCGGCACCCAGCAGTGGAACCAGTACGACCAGCAGCCGAGGAAGAGCCGCAAGGGCCTCGTCATCGGCCTCGTCGCGGGTGGCCTCGTGCTCGTGCTGCTGCTCGTCGTCGGCGGCGGCCTCCTCGTGACGAACCTCATCTCGAACGCCACGCAGCAGACGCAGACGCAGGGCGGCGGAGGCGGCGGCACGGGTGGCGGCGCGCAGGGCCCCGGGTCGTGGCAGGTCCAGGTCGCCGAGGGTGGCGCGCCGTCGGTCACGCAGTTCGAGATCACCACCGACGGCACGTACGAGATCAGCGTCGCCGCCACGAACGGCGCCGACCCGCGGATCACCCTGACGGGCAACGGGCAGACGTGGGAGGACGACGACAGCGGCGAGGGCGTCGACTCGCTGCTCGAGGTCCCGCTGACCGCCGGCACGTACACCCTCTCGGTCGAGGAGTACTTCGGCGACGCGCTCACCGCGACGGTCACCGTCACGCAGCGCTGATCGAGACCGCACGACGGCCCGGGCATCGCGCCCGGGCCGTCGTGCTTCCATCCCTGGTCGCAGCGCCACGGATCGCGGCGTGC harbors:
- a CDS encoding DUF2510 domain-containing protein; translation: MSSTTPAGWYPDPEREGATRWWDGTQWAPSQEPAASDDRFKPKDAAATDAGAADASSAASTEQSWSPEPSAASSTGWDGQPSTDASAASWSPTPSTPAASAPSWQQQETPSWQQPAGQAWGQQEAQPTYGAPQDFSQAGTQQWNQYDQQPRKSRKGLVIGLVAGGLVLVLLLVVGGGLLVTNLISNATQQTQTQGGGGGGTGGGAQGPGSWQVQVAEGGAPSVTQFEITTDGTYEISVAATNGADPRITLTGNGQTWEDDDSGEGVDSLLEVPLTAGTYTLSVEEYFGDALTATVTVTQR